Proteins from one Nomia melanderi isolate GNS246 chromosome 3, iyNomMela1, whole genome shotgun sequence genomic window:
- the Hexo1 gene encoding beta-hexosaminidase 1 isoform X4: MQLHFCTLQVNYIGGTIFFRYCTKRFLNLLHGVVQPPFLNSPSNCDESSILTRRGGLSSLKEAVWSHEGIRGGFVLILNATITAKSYFGARHALETLSQLIVFDDLRNQIEIPSDVSISDGPVYPYRGILLDTSRNYFDKSAILRTIDGMAMSKLNTFHWHIIDSHSFPYVSRTWPKFSKFGSYTATKIYNEEDIKEIIAYGLIRGVRVLPEFDAPAHVGEGWQWVEDDAVVCFKAEPWRKYCVEPPCGQLNPTSEKVYEILEGIYRDMIQDFQPDIFHMGGDEVNLNCWNSSSAITSWMQTVKGWNLSESSFYMLWDHFQSNALKALNVANDGKDIPVVLWTSGLTSAENIQYLNPSKYIVQIWTTKDDSTIDRLLRNNFQIIFSNYDALYLDCGFAAWIGEGNNWCAPYKGWQNVYDNSPLMIIRSKRLENKKNLILGGEAALWAEQADSVTIDSKIWPRAAALAERLWAEPNSSWIHAEQRMLRQRERYVTRGISAESLQPEWCLLNQGLCYA; this comes from the exons ATGCAATTACATTTTTGTACTTTACAAGTAAATTATATTGGTGgtactattttctttcgatattgtACAAAAAGGtttctaaatttattacatGGCGTTGTTCAGCCGCCATTCCTTAATTCCCCTTCCAACTGCGACGAAAGTTCGATATTAACGCGAAGAGGAGGATTAAGTAGTTTGAAGGAAGCCGTGTGGTCACACGAG gGTATACGCGGAGGATTCGTATTG ataCTAAACGCAACGATAACGGCAAAATCTTATTTTGGTGCGCGCCATGCCTTAGAAACGTTGAGCCAATTGATCGTATTCGACGATTTAcgaaatcaaattgaaattccGAGCGATGTTTCGATTTCCGATGGACCTGTTTATCCTTACCGTGGTATATTACTGGACACCAGTCGAAATTACTTTGACAAATCCGCAATATTACGAACGATCGATGGAATGGCCATGTCGAAGTTAAACACTTTTCATTGGCACATTATCGATTCCCATAGTTTTCCTTATGTAAGTAGAACGTGGccaaaattttcgaaatttggCTCTTATACGGCCACGAAGATTTATAACGAGGAGGATATCAAAGAAATCATCGCGTATGGACTTATTCGAGGCGTTCGAGTTCTACCTGAATTTGATGCACCTGCCCATGTAGGGGAAGGATGGCAATGG GTGGAGGATGATGCCGTCGTTTGTTTCAAAGCTGAACCCTGGAGAAAGTATTGCGTTGAACCACCCTGCGGTCAACTTAATCCGACTAGTgaaaaagtatatgaaattcTCGAAGGAATCTATAGAGATATGATTCAGGATTTCCAACCAGACATTTTTCATATGGGCGGAGATGAAGTGAATTTGAACTGTTGGAATTCTTCGAGCGCTATAACAAGTTGGATGCAAACTGTGAAAGGTTGGAATCTATCGGAATCAAGTTTCTACATGCTTTGGGATCATTTTCAGAGCAACGCATTGAAAGCATTAAACGTCGCCAATGACGGTAAAGATATACCTGTTGTTTTGTGGACCAGCGGTTTAACCAGcgctgaaaatattcaatatctgaATCCTAGCAAATACATTGTACAAATTTGGACAACTAAAGACGATTCTACCATCGATAGACTGTtacgaaacaattttcaaataattttttcaaattacgaTGCGCTTTATTTGGACTGCGG TTTTGCAGCTTGGATAGGCGAAGGTAATAATTGGTGTGCACCTTACAAAGGTTGGCAAAATGTTTATGATAATTCTCCTTTGATGATAATCCGGTCAAAACGTCTCGAGAATAAGAAGAATCTTATATTAG GAGGAGAAGCAGCTCTTTGGGCTGAGCAAGCTGATAGTGTTACGATTGATTCAAAAATTTGGCCTAGAGCTGCGGCACTTGCCGAAAGATTGTGGGCAGAACCAAACTCGTCTTGGATTCACGCAGAGCAGAGAATGCTCAGGCAGAGAGAACGATACGTAACGAGAGGAATCTCTGCCGAAAGCTTGCAGCCCGAGTGGTGTTTGCTAAATCAAGGTCTCTGTTACGCGTAA
- the Atg101 gene encoding autophagy-related protein 101 isoform X1 produces MNARTQLFELSMEGRQVDEAVASIFHSVLFHRSLGKFKYKQEGSYSVGTVGYQDVDCDFIDFTYVCCSSVHLDQTLKREISGFSEALRSTDSPGSGQISLEFFQKKKNRWPFQPECIPWEVWTVRLELIKLATEHERQICREKVGDLLTDKILYITEVMNRHDYLPKMPNQAELDLIFDTSYPDIQPYLFKLSFTTSSPSSTTMGNTMKKLIKETLSI; encoded by the coding sequence ATGAATGCCAGAActcaattattcgaattaaGTATGGAGGGCAGACAAGTGGATGAAGCAGTTGCAAGTATTTTTCATAGTGTTCTTTTTCATCGGAGTCTTGGTAAATTTAAGTACAAACAAGAAGGCAGCTATTCAGTAGGTACAGTCGGATACCAAGATGTCGACTGTGACTTTATTGATTTTACTTATGTTTGTTGTTCCTCGGTACACCTGGATCAAACTTTGAAACGCGAAATATCAGGCTTTTCTGAAGCCTTACGTTCTACCGATAGTCCAGGTTCTGGCCAGATATCCCTGGAATTCtttcaaaagaagaaaaatcgttGGCCTTTTCAACCAGAATGCATACCGTGGGAAGTATGGACTGTACGTTTGGAACTTATAAAATTAGCAACAGAGCATGAGAGACAGATATGCAGGGAAAAGGTTGGCGATCTTTTAACGGATAAGATTCTATATATAACGGAAGTAATGAATCGACACGATTATCTCCCTAAAATGCCGAACCAAGCCGAATTGGATCTGATCTTTGATACATCGTATCCAGATATTCAAccatatttgtttaaattatcctTTACAACGTCTAGTCCATCGAGTACAACAATGGGTAAcacaatgaaaaaattgatCAAAGAGACATTATCTATTTAG
- the LOC116428161 gene encoding uncharacterized protein LOC116428161: protein MILSTKPRIIISNERKLHVSRKPKFITLSFLSLTVIIFIKIFWPTTNNYLYRIILFLGEIIFCLDTVGECQDLLLDRDKDIAVIKKYTWLDKLCLKTGCNFCTVFKLSNIRYVGISIEMGLFILCKDGKTISVNMQGFTRKELQELRKEINFFLSEK from the exons ATGATTTTATCTACGAAACCTCGAATTATAATTTCGAATGAACGAAAATTACATGTTTCCCGGAAACCGAAATTTATCACATTATCGTTCCTCAGTC tgacagtaattattttcattaaaatattctggCCTACAACAAACAACTATCTTTATCGAATTATCTTATTTCTGGGAGAGATCATTTTTTGTTTAGACACAGTTGGAGAATGTCAAGACTTATTATTAGACAGGGATAAGGATATTgctgttattaaaaaatacacttGGCTGGACAAGTTATGTTTGAAAACAGGGTGTAACTTTTGTACTGTATTTAAACTAAGCAACATCAGATATGTTGGAATTTCAATAGAGATGGGTCTTTTCATCCTGTGCAAAGATGGGAAAACAATTTCTGTGAATATGCAAGGTTTTACAAGGAAAGAACTGCAAGAACttcgaaaagaaataaatttctttttgagTGAAAAATGA
- the Hexo1 gene encoding beta-hexosaminidase 1 isoform X1, producing MQLHFCTLQVNYIGGTIFFRYCTKRFLNLLHGVVQPPFLNSPSNCDESSILTRRGGLSSLKEAVWSHEGIRGGFVLFSMALHMRGRALQETINHEGNDCSGIVGNLKNGTQIRHLLEENVILLRKNAKKSVSKLLETGGSVMFLRFIGILETDNIKLTLHTDESYTLTVSKVDKSILNATITAKSYFGARHALETLSQLIVFDDLRNQIEIPSDVSISDGPVYPYRGILLDTSRNYFDKSAILRTIDGMAMSKLNTFHWHIIDSHSFPYVSRTWPKFSKFGSYTATKIYNEEDIKEIIAYGLIRGVRVLPEFDAPAHVGEGWQWVEDDAVVCFKAEPWRKYCVEPPCGQLNPTSEKVYEILEGIYRDMIQDFQPDIFHMGGDEVNLNCWNSSSAITSWMQTVKGWNLSESSFYMLWDHFQSNALKALNVANDGKDIPVVLWTSGLTSAENIQYLNPSKYIVQIWTTKDDSTIDRLLRNNFQIIFSNYDALYLDCGFAAWIGEGNNWCAPYKGWQNVYDNSPLMIIRSKRLENKKNLILGGEAALWAEQADSVTIDSKIWPRAAALAERLWAEPNSSWIHAEQRMLRQRERYVTRGISAESLQPEWCLLNQGLCYA from the exons ATGCAATTACATTTTTGTACTTTACAAGTAAATTATATTGGTGgtactattttctttcgatattgtACAAAAAGGtttctaaatttattacatGGCGTTGTTCAGCCGCCATTCCTTAATTCCCCTTCCAACTGCGACGAAAGTTCGATATTAACGCGAAGAGGAGGATTAAGTAGTTTGAAGGAAGCCGTGTGGTCACACGAG gGTATACGCGGAGGATTCGTATTG TTCTCGATGGCATTACATATGCGAGGGAGGGCTTTGCAAGAAACAATTAATCACGAAGGAAACGATTGCTCCGGTATCGTTGGAA ATCTAAAAAATGGAACGCAAATTAGGCATCTGTTggaagaaaatgtaattttactgaGAAAAAATGCGAAGAAATCTGTCAGCAAATTATTAGAGACTGGTGGTTCCGTGATGTTTTTGCGATTCATTGGAATTCTCGAaactgataatattaaattgactCTACACACGGACGAAAGTTATACCCTGACGGTTTCCAAGGTGGACAAATCG ataCTAAACGCAACGATAACGGCAAAATCTTATTTTGGTGCGCGCCATGCCTTAGAAACGTTGAGCCAATTGATCGTATTCGACGATTTAcgaaatcaaattgaaattccGAGCGATGTTTCGATTTCCGATGGACCTGTTTATCCTTACCGTGGTATATTACTGGACACCAGTCGAAATTACTTTGACAAATCCGCAATATTACGAACGATCGATGGAATGGCCATGTCGAAGTTAAACACTTTTCATTGGCACATTATCGATTCCCATAGTTTTCCTTATGTAAGTAGAACGTGGccaaaattttcgaaatttggCTCTTATACGGCCACGAAGATTTATAACGAGGAGGATATCAAAGAAATCATCGCGTATGGACTTATTCGAGGCGTTCGAGTTCTACCTGAATTTGATGCACCTGCCCATGTAGGGGAAGGATGGCAATGG GTGGAGGATGATGCCGTCGTTTGTTTCAAAGCTGAACCCTGGAGAAAGTATTGCGTTGAACCACCCTGCGGTCAACTTAATCCGACTAGTgaaaaagtatatgaaattcTCGAAGGAATCTATAGAGATATGATTCAGGATTTCCAACCAGACATTTTTCATATGGGCGGAGATGAAGTGAATTTGAACTGTTGGAATTCTTCGAGCGCTATAACAAGTTGGATGCAAACTGTGAAAGGTTGGAATCTATCGGAATCAAGTTTCTACATGCTTTGGGATCATTTTCAGAGCAACGCATTGAAAGCATTAAACGTCGCCAATGACGGTAAAGATATACCTGTTGTTTTGTGGACCAGCGGTTTAACCAGcgctgaaaatattcaatatctgaATCCTAGCAAATACATTGTACAAATTTGGACAACTAAAGACGATTCTACCATCGATAGACTGTtacgaaacaattttcaaataattttttcaaattacgaTGCGCTTTATTTGGACTGCGG TTTTGCAGCTTGGATAGGCGAAGGTAATAATTGGTGTGCACCTTACAAAGGTTGGCAAAATGTTTATGATAATTCTCCTTTGATGATAATCCGGTCAAAACGTCTCGAGAATAAGAAGAATCTTATATTAG GAGGAGAAGCAGCTCTTTGGGCTGAGCAAGCTGATAGTGTTACGATTGATTCAAAAATTTGGCCTAGAGCTGCGGCACTTGCCGAAAGATTGTGGGCAGAACCAAACTCGTCTTGGATTCACGCAGAGCAGAGAATGCTCAGGCAGAGAGAACGATACGTAACGAGAGGAATCTCTGCCGAAAGCTTGCAGCCCGAGTGGTGTTTGCTAAATCAAGGTCTCTGTTACGCGTAA
- the LOC116428158 gene encoding epimerase family protein SDR39U1 isoform X1: MTLNRVVVGGGRGFIGSHIMKALTLEGISCTCISRMPGLNRMSWHDVEYYGLPEDTSAVINVAGQNILGFQRWSEGFKQNVINSRVRTTKSLVKAIVNTKANVFVTISGVAYYKPDNDIEYTEESNCEKYDFLSELCHKWETAAQIPPNSNIRQITIRSGVVLGKDGGMIKQIYLPFFMGLGGPIANGNQYMPWIHITDLVNMFLFSLREENVHGILNGVAPQIITNKEFTKTFASTMWRPAFLPIPRPVLNILLNQERAKIMLEGQKVMPKRVKKLGFEYKYPDINSACAEILGKK, translated from the exons atgacTTTGAATCGCGTAGTTGTAG GTGGTGGTAGAGGTTTCATCGGATCACATATAATGAAGGCACTAACTCTTGAAGGTATTTCATGTACATGTATTTCTCGAATGCCTGGACTTAATCGAATGTCATGG CATGATGTAGAATATTATGGTTTACCTGAAGATACATCGGCTGTGATTAATGTTGCCGGTCAAAATATACTTGGTTTTCAACGTTGGTCAGAAGGATTTAAGCAAAATGTTATAAACAGCCGGGTGAGAACAACTAAATCTCTGGTTAAAGCAATAGTAAACACAAAAGCTAATGTTTTTGTAACAATTTCTGGAGTAGCTTATTATAAACCTGATAATGATATTGAGTATACAGAAGAAAGCAATTGTGAAAAATATGACTTTTTATCAG AACTTTGTCACAAATGGGAGACAGCTGCACAAATACCACCAAATAGCAACATTAGACAGATTACAATTAGATCTGGTGTTGTATTAGGAAAAGATGGTGGTATGATTAAACAGATATATTTGCCATTTTTTATGGGTTTGGGTGGTCCAATTGCTAATGGAAATCAATATATGCCATGGATACACATAACAGATTTAGTCAATatgtttctattttcacttAGAGAAGAAAATGTGCATGGTATATTGAATGGAGTTGCTCCACag ATTATAACAAACAAAGaatttacaaaaacatttgCATCGACAATGTGGAGACCCGCATTTCTTCCTATTCCGCGCCCTGTTCTGAACATCCTGTTAAACCAAGAACGTGCGAAA ATTATGCTGGAGGGACAAAAAGTTATGCCAAAACGCGTTAAGAAATTAGGATTTGAGTACAAATATCCAGATATAAATTCTGCATGTGCAGAGATACTTGGTAAAAAGTAA
- the Atg101 gene encoding autophagy-related protein 101 isoform X2, whose protein sequence is MNARTQLFELSMEGRQVDEAVASIFHSVLFHRSLGKFKYKQEGSYSVGFSEALRSTDSPGSGQISLEFFQKKKNRWPFQPECIPWEVWTVRLELIKLATEHERQICREKVGDLLTDKILYITEVMNRHDYLPKMPNQAELDLIFDTSYPDIQPYLFKLSFTTSSPSSTTMGNTMKKLIKETLSI, encoded by the exons ATGAATGCCAGAActcaattattcgaattaaGTATGGAGGGCAGACAAGTGGATGAAGCAGTTGCAAGTATTTTTCATAGTGTTCTTTTTCATCGGAGTCTTGGTAAATTTAAGTACAAACAAGAAGGCAGCTATTCAGTAG GCTTTTCTGAAGCCTTACGTTCTACCGATAGTCCAGGTTCTGGCCAGATATCCCTGGAATTCtttcaaaagaagaaaaatcgttGGCCTTTTCAACCAGAATGCATACCGTGGGAAGTATGGACTGTACGTTTGGAACTTATAAAATTAGCAACAGAGCATGAGAGACAGATATGCAGGGAAAAGGTTGGCGATCTTTTAACGGATAAGATTCTATATATAACGGAAGTAATGAATCGACACGATTATCTCCCTAAAATGCCGAACCAAGCCGAATTGGATCTGATCTTTGATACATCGTATCCAGATATTCAAccatatttgtttaaattatcctTTACAACGTCTAGTCCATCGAGTACAACAATGGGTAAcacaatgaaaaaattgatCAAAGAGACATTATCTATTTAG
- the LOC116428158 gene encoding epimerase family protein SDR39U1 isoform X2 — protein sequence MKALTLEGISCTCISRMPGLNRMSWHDVEYYGLPEDTSAVINVAGQNILGFQRWSEGFKQNVINSRVRTTKSLVKAIVNTKANVFVTISGVAYYKPDNDIEYTEESNCEKYDFLSELCHKWETAAQIPPNSNIRQITIRSGVVLGKDGGMIKQIYLPFFMGLGGPIANGNQYMPWIHITDLVNMFLFSLREENVHGILNGVAPQIITNKEFTKTFASTMWRPAFLPIPRPVLNILLNQERAKIMLEGQKVMPKRVKKLGFEYKYPDINSACAEILGKK from the exons ATGAAGGCACTAACTCTTGAAGGTATTTCATGTACATGTATTTCTCGAATGCCTGGACTTAATCGAATGTCATGG CATGATGTAGAATATTATGGTTTACCTGAAGATACATCGGCTGTGATTAATGTTGCCGGTCAAAATATACTTGGTTTTCAACGTTGGTCAGAAGGATTTAAGCAAAATGTTATAAACAGCCGGGTGAGAACAACTAAATCTCTGGTTAAAGCAATAGTAAACACAAAAGCTAATGTTTTTGTAACAATTTCTGGAGTAGCTTATTATAAACCTGATAATGATATTGAGTATACAGAAGAAAGCAATTGTGAAAAATATGACTTTTTATCAG AACTTTGTCACAAATGGGAGACAGCTGCACAAATACCACCAAATAGCAACATTAGACAGATTACAATTAGATCTGGTGTTGTATTAGGAAAAGATGGTGGTATGATTAAACAGATATATTTGCCATTTTTTATGGGTTTGGGTGGTCCAATTGCTAATGGAAATCAATATATGCCATGGATACACATAACAGATTTAGTCAATatgtttctattttcacttAGAGAAGAAAATGTGCATGGTATATTGAATGGAGTTGCTCCACag ATTATAACAAACAAAGaatttacaaaaacatttgCATCGACAATGTGGAGACCCGCATTTCTTCCTATTCCGCGCCCTGTTCTGAACATCCTGTTAAACCAAGAACGTGCGAAA ATTATGCTGGAGGGACAAAAAGTTATGCCAAAACGCGTTAAGAAATTAGGATTTGAGTACAAATATCCAGATATAAATTCTGCATGTGCAGAGATACTTGGTAAAAAGTAA
- the Hexo1 gene encoding beta-hexosaminidase 1 isoform X2: MIVLLIAVFLLQINFRVYAEDSYCIKFPRSSRWHYICEGGLCKKQLITKETIAPVSLEVCELFCGASSSLWPKPTGHLSLSKAMVQLDLNRISIIDLKNGTQIRHLLEENVILLRKNAKKSVSKLLETGGSVMFLRFIGILETDNIKLTLHTDESYTLTVSKVDKSILNATITAKSYFGARHALETLSQLIVFDDLRNQIEIPSDVSISDGPVYPYRGILLDTSRNYFDKSAILRTIDGMAMSKLNTFHWHIIDSHSFPYVSRTWPKFSKFGSYTATKIYNEEDIKEIIAYGLIRGVRVLPEFDAPAHVGEGWQWVEDDAVVCFKAEPWRKYCVEPPCGQLNPTSEKVYEILEGIYRDMIQDFQPDIFHMGGDEVNLNCWNSSSAITSWMQTVKGWNLSESSFYMLWDHFQSNALKALNVANDGKDIPVVLWTSGLTSAENIQYLNPSKYIVQIWTTKDDSTIDRLLRNNFQIIFSNYDALYLDCGFAAWIGEGNNWCAPYKGWQNVYDNSPLMIIRSKRLENKKNLILGGEAALWAEQADSVTIDSKIWPRAAALAERLWAEPNSSWIHAEQRMLRQRERYVTRGISAESLQPEWCLLNQGLCYA, encoded by the exons ATGATCGTCTTATTAATTGCAGTGTTTCtccttcaaattaattttaggGTATACGCGGAGGATTCGTATTG tattaaatttccACGTAGTTCTCGATGGCATTACATATGCGAGGGAGGGCTTTGCAAGAAACAATTAATCACGAAGGAAACGATTGCTCCGGTATCGTTGGAAGTATGTGAATTATTTTGCGGCGCATCAAGCTCGTTGTGGCCGAAACCAACCGGTCACCTATCTCTAAGCAAAGCTATGGTTCAACTTGATCTTAATCGAATCTCGATAATAGATCTAAAAAATGGAACGCAAATTAGGCATCTGTTggaagaaaatgtaattttactgaGAAAAAATGCGAAGAAATCTGTCAGCAAATTATTAGAGACTGGTGGTTCCGTGATGTTTTTGCGATTCATTGGAATTCTCGAaactgataatattaaattgactCTACACACGGACGAAAGTTATACCCTGACGGTTTCCAAGGTGGACAAATCG ataCTAAACGCAACGATAACGGCAAAATCTTATTTTGGTGCGCGCCATGCCTTAGAAACGTTGAGCCAATTGATCGTATTCGACGATTTAcgaaatcaaattgaaattccGAGCGATGTTTCGATTTCCGATGGACCTGTTTATCCTTACCGTGGTATATTACTGGACACCAGTCGAAATTACTTTGACAAATCCGCAATATTACGAACGATCGATGGAATGGCCATGTCGAAGTTAAACACTTTTCATTGGCACATTATCGATTCCCATAGTTTTCCTTATGTAAGTAGAACGTGGccaaaattttcgaaatttggCTCTTATACGGCCACGAAGATTTATAACGAGGAGGATATCAAAGAAATCATCGCGTATGGACTTATTCGAGGCGTTCGAGTTCTACCTGAATTTGATGCACCTGCCCATGTAGGGGAAGGATGGCAATGG GTGGAGGATGATGCCGTCGTTTGTTTCAAAGCTGAACCCTGGAGAAAGTATTGCGTTGAACCACCCTGCGGTCAACTTAATCCGACTAGTgaaaaagtatatgaaattcTCGAAGGAATCTATAGAGATATGATTCAGGATTTCCAACCAGACATTTTTCATATGGGCGGAGATGAAGTGAATTTGAACTGTTGGAATTCTTCGAGCGCTATAACAAGTTGGATGCAAACTGTGAAAGGTTGGAATCTATCGGAATCAAGTTTCTACATGCTTTGGGATCATTTTCAGAGCAACGCATTGAAAGCATTAAACGTCGCCAATGACGGTAAAGATATACCTGTTGTTTTGTGGACCAGCGGTTTAACCAGcgctgaaaatattcaatatctgaATCCTAGCAAATACATTGTACAAATTTGGACAACTAAAGACGATTCTACCATCGATAGACTGTtacgaaacaattttcaaataattttttcaaattacgaTGCGCTTTATTTGGACTGCGG TTTTGCAGCTTGGATAGGCGAAGGTAATAATTGGTGTGCACCTTACAAAGGTTGGCAAAATGTTTATGATAATTCTCCTTTGATGATAATCCGGTCAAAACGTCTCGAGAATAAGAAGAATCTTATATTAG GAGGAGAAGCAGCTCTTTGGGCTGAGCAAGCTGATAGTGTTACGATTGATTCAAAAATTTGGCCTAGAGCTGCGGCACTTGCCGAAAGATTGTGGGCAGAACCAAACTCGTCTTGGATTCACGCAGAGCAGAGAATGCTCAGGCAGAGAGAACGATACGTAACGAGAGGAATCTCTGCCGAAAGCTTGCAGCCCGAGTGGTGTTTGCTAAATCAAGGTCTCTGTTACGCGTAA
- the Hexo1 gene encoding beta-hexosaminidase 1 isoform X3 → MALHMRGRALQETINHEGNDCSGIVGNLKNGTQIRHLLEENVILLRKNAKKSVSKLLETGGSVMFLRFIGILETDNIKLTLHTDESYTLTVSKVDKSILNATITAKSYFGARHALETLSQLIVFDDLRNQIEIPSDVSISDGPVYPYRGILLDTSRNYFDKSAILRTIDGMAMSKLNTFHWHIIDSHSFPYVSRTWPKFSKFGSYTATKIYNEEDIKEIIAYGLIRGVRVLPEFDAPAHVGEGWQWVEDDAVVCFKAEPWRKYCVEPPCGQLNPTSEKVYEILEGIYRDMIQDFQPDIFHMGGDEVNLNCWNSSSAITSWMQTVKGWNLSESSFYMLWDHFQSNALKALNVANDGKDIPVVLWTSGLTSAENIQYLNPSKYIVQIWTTKDDSTIDRLLRNNFQIIFSNYDALYLDCGFAAWIGEGNNWCAPYKGWQNVYDNSPLMIIRSKRLENKKNLILGGEAALWAEQADSVTIDSKIWPRAAALAERLWAEPNSSWIHAEQRMLRQRERYVTRGISAESLQPEWCLLNQGLCYA, encoded by the exons ATGGCATTACATATGCGAGGGAGGGCTTTGCAAGAAACAATTAATCACGAAGGAAACGATTGCTCCGGTATCGTTGGAA ATCTAAAAAATGGAACGCAAATTAGGCATCTGTTggaagaaaatgtaattttactgaGAAAAAATGCGAAGAAATCTGTCAGCAAATTATTAGAGACTGGTGGTTCCGTGATGTTTTTGCGATTCATTGGAATTCTCGAaactgataatattaaattgactCTACACACGGACGAAAGTTATACCCTGACGGTTTCCAAGGTGGACAAATCG ataCTAAACGCAACGATAACGGCAAAATCTTATTTTGGTGCGCGCCATGCCTTAGAAACGTTGAGCCAATTGATCGTATTCGACGATTTAcgaaatcaaattgaaattccGAGCGATGTTTCGATTTCCGATGGACCTGTTTATCCTTACCGTGGTATATTACTGGACACCAGTCGAAATTACTTTGACAAATCCGCAATATTACGAACGATCGATGGAATGGCCATGTCGAAGTTAAACACTTTTCATTGGCACATTATCGATTCCCATAGTTTTCCTTATGTAAGTAGAACGTGGccaaaattttcgaaatttggCTCTTATACGGCCACGAAGATTTATAACGAGGAGGATATCAAAGAAATCATCGCGTATGGACTTATTCGAGGCGTTCGAGTTCTACCTGAATTTGATGCACCTGCCCATGTAGGGGAAGGATGGCAATGG GTGGAGGATGATGCCGTCGTTTGTTTCAAAGCTGAACCCTGGAGAAAGTATTGCGTTGAACCACCCTGCGGTCAACTTAATCCGACTAGTgaaaaagtatatgaaattcTCGAAGGAATCTATAGAGATATGATTCAGGATTTCCAACCAGACATTTTTCATATGGGCGGAGATGAAGTGAATTTGAACTGTTGGAATTCTTCGAGCGCTATAACAAGTTGGATGCAAACTGTGAAAGGTTGGAATCTATCGGAATCAAGTTTCTACATGCTTTGGGATCATTTTCAGAGCAACGCATTGAAAGCATTAAACGTCGCCAATGACGGTAAAGATATACCTGTTGTTTTGTGGACCAGCGGTTTAACCAGcgctgaaaatattcaatatctgaATCCTAGCAAATACATTGTACAAATTTGGACAACTAAAGACGATTCTACCATCGATAGACTGTtacgaaacaattttcaaataattttttcaaattacgaTGCGCTTTATTTGGACTGCGG TTTTGCAGCTTGGATAGGCGAAGGTAATAATTGGTGTGCACCTTACAAAGGTTGGCAAAATGTTTATGATAATTCTCCTTTGATGATAATCCGGTCAAAACGTCTCGAGAATAAGAAGAATCTTATATTAG GAGGAGAAGCAGCTCTTTGGGCTGAGCAAGCTGATAGTGTTACGATTGATTCAAAAATTTGGCCTAGAGCTGCGGCACTTGCCGAAAGATTGTGGGCAGAACCAAACTCGTCTTGGATTCACGCAGAGCAGAGAATGCTCAGGCAGAGAGAACGATACGTAACGAGAGGAATCTCTGCCGAAAGCTTGCAGCCCGAGTGGTGTTTGCTAAATCAAGGTCTCTGTTACGCGTAA
- the MED10 gene encoding mediator complex subunit 10 yields the protein MASALENLETQLELFIENVRQIRIIVSDFQPQGQNVLNQKIQLLVNGLQEIDKLKSQVQDVHVPLEVFDYIDQGRNPQLYTKDCIEKALTKNEQVKGKIDAYRKFKANMLVELNRVFPHELAKYRAIRGDE from the exons ATGGCGTCCGCGctagaaaatttagaaacacAATTGGAACTGTTTATCGAAAATGTAAGGCAAATACGTATTATAGTGAGCGATTTTCAACCTCAAGGACAAAATGTACTGAATCAGAAGAT TCAACTTTTAGTAAACGGTTTGCAAGAAATAGATAAACTTAAGTCTCAGGTTCAAGATGTTCATGTACCCTTGGAAGTTTTTGA tTACATAGATCAAGGCAGAAATCCGCAATTGTATACAAAAGACTGCATAGAGAAAGCATTAACAAAAAATGAGCAAGTAAAAGGAAAAATTGATGCGTATAGAAAATTTAAAGCAAATATGCTGGTAGAACTGAATAGAGTATTTCCACATGAATTGGCCAAATATAGAGCGATACGTGGCGAcgaatga